One genomic window of Gemmatimonadales bacterium includes the following:
- a CDS encoding amidohydrolase: MHMERPMRQLLLLGTLVFLADAGLLAQTRSTARPDPRLARLKKEVVSDVQGRAKATQEMVDQVFSFGELGFQEFETSKYLTDILRREGFTIEENYAGIPTAWVATWGSGKPVIALGSDIDGIPQASQFPGVACRAPMVPGGPGHGEGHNAGQGLNITAALAVKRLMEREKIPGTIKLWPGVAEEQIGTKAYFVRAGLFKDVDINIFTHVANTLGVSWGQPDGTGLVSVEYTFRGTSAHSAGAPWRGRSALDAVELMNVGWNFRREHLRLSHRSHYIVSNGGDQPNVVPQVASVWYYFRDTDYQNIKYVWAVADSIALGAAMMTGTTLEPTRVLGSAWPQHHNKPIAEAMHENIKVVGMPEWSEDDQRFAKAVQVEMKVREQGLNTEVGELRPPPRPEDMRGGGSDDIGDVTWALPSVTLRFPSNIPGLPGHNWTDAIAMATPVAHKGATAGAKALAMTMLDILLTPQLVTDAWDYYRNVQTKDVKYEPLIRPQDRPAIHLNEGILARYRDKMRPFYYDASKYPTYLEQLGVKYPMVRAPNGSCGPVATP; encoded by the coding sequence ATGCACATGGAGCGACCAATGCGCCAACTCCTACTCCTGGGTACCCTCGTTTTCCTGGCCGATGCCGGCCTCCTGGCCCAGACCAGGTCGACCGCTCGGCCCGATCCGCGTCTGGCCCGTCTCAAGAAGGAGGTCGTCAGCGACGTCCAGGGCCGTGCCAAAGCGACCCAGGAAATGGTTGACCAGGTCTTCAGTTTCGGTGAACTCGGCTTCCAGGAGTTCGAAACCTCGAAGTACCTGACTGACATCCTGCGGCGCGAGGGCTTTACGATCGAGGAGAACTATGCCGGTATTCCGACGGCCTGGGTCGCTACCTGGGGTTCGGGCAAGCCGGTGATCGCGCTGGGCTCGGACATCGATGGCATTCCGCAGGCCTCGCAGTTCCCCGGGGTGGCGTGCCGGGCGCCGATGGTGCCTGGTGGCCCGGGCCATGGTGAGGGACACAACGCGGGCCAGGGCCTCAACATCACCGCTGCGCTGGCAGTCAAGCGCCTGATGGAGCGTGAAAAGATTCCCGGCACCATCAAGCTCTGGCCGGGTGTGGCCGAGGAGCAGATCGGAACCAAGGCGTACTTCGTGCGGGCGGGGCTCTTCAAGGACGTCGACATCAACATCTTTACCCACGTGGCCAACACCCTGGGTGTTTCGTGGGGGCAGCCCGACGGCACCGGGCTCGTCTCGGTCGAGTACACCTTCCGTGGCACCTCGGCGCACTCGGCTGGTGCACCGTGGCGGGGGCGGAGCGCGCTCGACGCGGTCGAGTTGATGAACGTCGGGTGGAATTTCCGGCGTGAGCATCTCCGGTTGTCGCACCGGTCGCACTACATCGTCAGTAACGGCGGTGACCAGCCCAACGTCGTTCCGCAGGTAGCGTCGGTCTGGTACTACTTCCGCGACACCGACTACCAGAACATCAAGTACGTCTGGGCTGTCGCCGACTCGATTGCGCTTGGGGCCGCGATGATGACCGGCACCACGCTCGAGCCGACTCGCGTGCTGGGTTCCGCCTGGCCGCAGCACCATAACAAGCCGATTGCCGAGGCCATGCACGAGAACATCAAAGTTGTGGGCATGCCGGAGTGGTCGGAGGACGATCAGCGGTTTGCCAAGGCGGTTCAGGTCGAGATGAAGGTGCGGGAGCAGGGCCTCAATACTGAGGTCGGCGAGCTGCGTCCACCGCCGCGTCCGGAAGACATGCGGGGCGGCGGGTCGGACGACATCGGTGACGTGACCTGGGCCCTGCCATCGGTCACGCTCCGCTTCCCGTCCAACATTCCGGGTCTGCCGGGTCATAACTGGACCGACGCGATTGCGATGGCAACGCCGGTTGCGCACAAGGGTGCCACGGCGGGTGCCAAGGCACTGGCCATGACGATGCTCGACATTCTGCTCACGCCGCAGCTGGTGACCGATGCCTGGGACTACTATCGGAACGTGCAGACCAAGGACGTCAAGTACGAGCCGCTGATTCGTCCGCAGGACCGGCCGGCGATTCATCTCAATGAGGGGATTCTGGCGCGGTATCGAGACAAGATGCGGCCCTTCTACTATGACGCGTCCAAGTATCCGACCTATCTCGAGCAGCTCGGCGTGAAGTATCCGATGGTGCGTGCGCCGAACGGCAGCTGTGGTCCTGTGGCGACTCCGTGA
- a CDS encoding type IV secretory system conjugative DNA transfer family protein: MSPDGRRLPDTWASMAGREDDAAGARRQRPMATLKMPDSLGTPGLLIGWSLEMERGRRPMGFGAGDAQRAPRSGYIDPILMETDGHLITVAPTGAGKGVGCIIPALLRYDGPIIAIDPKGENVAITARRRRELGHQVIVLDPIGITDQPAAALNPLDMLDPTSATTVDEAAALAGVLIDHRQDEKNRFWYERAAHLLFGVILHTIADYPVEERNLNTVRNLIGLSSGDPDKLIEAMRISVHPEARAVAQSLAVGAAETRGSIVAVAQDGVDFLRGPLVQNAIRETTFDLDDVTLGKPLSIYIVVPPHMLESHGKLLRLWIATLMTAITRRRSRAKQATLFLLDEAAQLGTLPQLRQAITLLRGYGMRTWSFWQDLSQLRLLYPSDWQTMVNNCQVLQCFGAFNSLAARDLHELTGFGTPDAIVDLENHEMILQISGDQPVIARVPNYRFDPPFKGLFDANPYFDPDQNILPKDPPRIRLFERPEPAVPAPLPVPAFLSQMDEEEESDEAAEPVRVGETDRLLQVLLAGWGDTGRPPSAPG; encoded by the coding sequence ATGAGTCCGGATGGACGGCGGCTGCCCGATACCTGGGCATCGATGGCTGGGCGGGAGGATGATGCGGCGGGCGCTCGGCGGCAGCGGCCGATGGCGACCCTCAAGATGCCCGACAGCCTGGGTACGCCTGGTCTGCTGATCGGCTGGTCGCTCGAAATGGAGCGGGGGCGCCGCCCGATGGGCTTCGGGGCCGGCGATGCGCAGCGCGCGCCGCGTTCCGGCTACATCGATCCGATTCTGATGGAGACCGATGGTCACCTGATTACCGTTGCGCCGACCGGGGCGGGCAAGGGGGTAGGGTGCATCATCCCGGCGCTGCTCCGGTACGACGGGCCGATCATCGCGATCGATCCGAAAGGGGAAAACGTCGCCATCACGGCGCGGCGGCGGCGCGAGCTGGGTCATCAGGTCATCGTGCTCGATCCAATCGGCATTACCGATCAGCCGGCGGCGGCGCTCAATCCCCTCGATATGCTCGACCCGACCTCGGCCACGACGGTGGATGAAGCGGCGGCGCTGGCCGGGGTTCTGATCGATCACAGGCAGGACGAGAAGAATCGATTCTGGTACGAGCGGGCGGCGCACCTCCTCTTCGGGGTCATTCTGCATACGATTGCGGACTATCCCGTCGAAGAACGTAATCTGAACACCGTGCGGAACTTGATCGGGTTGAGTTCCGGCGATCCGGACAAGCTGATCGAGGCAATGCGGATCTCGGTGCACCCCGAGGCCCGCGCCGTGGCACAGTCGCTCGCGGTCGGTGCCGCCGAGACCCGCGGCTCGATCGTCGCCGTGGCGCAGGATGGTGTCGACTTCCTCCGGGGCCCGCTGGTTCAGAATGCCATCCGGGAGACCACTTTCGACCTCGACGACGTGACGTTAGGCAAGCCGCTCTCGATCTACATCGTGGTCCCACCCCATATGCTCGAGAGCCACGGCAAGCTGCTTCGGCTCTGGATCGCCACGCTGATGACGGCGATCACCCGGCGGCGAAGCCGGGCCAAGCAGGCTACGCTGTTTCTTCTGGACGAGGCCGCACAGTTGGGCACCCTGCCGCAATTGCGGCAGGCGATCACGCTGCTGCGCGGCTATGGGATGCGGACCTGGAGTTTCTGGCAGGATCTGAGCCAGCTTCGGCTGCTCTATCCGTCGGACTGGCAAACCATGGTCAACAACTGTCAGGTGCTGCAATGCTTCGGGGCCTTCAACTCGCTCGCTGCCCGTGACCTGCATGAGCTGACGGGATTCGGGACGCCCGACGCCATCGTCGACCTCGAGAATCACGAGATGATTCTACAGATCAGCGGCGATCAGCCCGTGATTGCCCGGGTACCGAACTACCGCTTTGATCCGCCCTTCAAGGGCCTGTTCGATGCCAATCCGTATTTCGATCCGGATCAGAACATCCTGCCGAAGGATCCGCCGCGGATCCGATTGTTCGAGCGGCCTGAACCGGCAGTTCCTGCTCCGCTGCCAGTACCGGCGTTCCTGTCCCAGATGGATGAAGAGGAGGAATCAGACGAGGCGGCCGAGCCGGTCAGGGTGGGAGAAACGGATCGGCTGCTTCAAGTGTTGCTCGCGGGATGGGGCGATACCGGGCGTCCGCCATCTGCGCCGGGTTGA
- a CDS encoding DUF4349 domain-containing protein, with product MSGRIAAAVMLLGAMLVGCGSDGPTEVELPAGELAVPAKVAPGLLGNQATRSMAADAAGFAQPVPSEPPMPVVLPDRMLIRTGYASIRVDTLEAAIRRVTEVAGLMGGYVANSSFQTGEQAARSATLEIKLPTARYQAAFDQLSGIGRVTNASTSTQDVGEEYVDISARTANAKRLEERLVTLLATRAGKLEEVLGVERELARVRQEIERYEGRLRYLERQVAMSTLSVTVFESGPLVGNPGDNVIRDAFKEAWRNFVGVVAGGIALLGVIVPVGLVLVGVGFGVRSWRRRLVPAAPRSISSEGSALG from the coding sequence ATGTCGGGTCGAATCGCTGCTGCCGTGATGCTCCTGGGTGCGATGCTGGTCGGGTGCGGGTCCGATGGTCCGACGGAGGTGGAGCTGCCGGCGGGTGAGCTGGCGGTGCCGGCCAAGGTTGCGCCCGGGCTGCTTGGCAACCAGGCCACTCGAAGCATGGCTGCCGACGCGGCCGGATTTGCCCAGCCAGTGCCGTCGGAACCGCCAATGCCGGTCGTGCTGCCCGATCGGATGCTGATCCGCACTGGATACGCCTCGATTCGAGTCGACACCCTCGAGGCCGCGATTCGGCGGGTGACCGAGGTCGCGGGTCTGATGGGTGGCTACGTAGCCAACAGCTCGTTTCAGACGGGTGAGCAGGCTGCTCGGAGTGCCACGCTCGAAATCAAGCTGCCCACCGCACGATATCAGGCTGCGTTCGATCAGTTGAGCGGCATCGGCAGGGTGACCAATGCCTCGACGTCGACTCAGGATGTCGGCGAGGAGTATGTCGACATCTCGGCGCGGACGGCCAATGCCAAGCGACTGGAAGAACGCCTCGTCACCCTGCTGGCAACCCGGGCCGGCAAGCTCGAAGAGGTGCTTGGCGTGGAGCGCGAGCTGGCCCGGGTTCGTCAGGAAATCGAGCGCTACGAGGGGCGGCTGCGGTATCTCGAGCGCCAGGTGGCCATGAGCACGTTGTCGGTTACGGTCTTCGAATCCGGACCGCTGGTCGGCAACCCCGGTGACAACGTGATACGGGATGCGTTCAAGGAGGCGTGGCGGAATTTCGTGGGCGTGGTGGCGGGCGGCATTGCGCTGCTTGGCGTGATCGTGCCGGTCGGGCTGGTGCTGGTCGGGGTCGGGTTCGGGGTACGCTCCTGGCGACGTCGCCTGGTGCCGGCCGCACCGCGGTCGATCAGTTCCGAAGGGTCCGCCCTCGGTTGA
- a CDS encoding DUF983 domain-containing protein — MNSPSDPQVRPAKPLPRPKTIFSRALRLRCPACGGRPVLLSWLKVAPNCPTCGFRFDRHEPGYWIGSYSINIFATEGVFVVFFVIGMFATWPDVPWTRLLFIGLGIAVVTPFIIFPYARMLYLALDLSIRPPELSDLADPAEPNPLNRGRTLRN, encoded by the coding sequence ATGAACTCCCCATCTGACCCTCAGGTCAGACCCGCGAAGCCGCTGCCCCGACCGAAGACCATCTTCAGCCGAGCGCTCCGTTTGCGCTGCCCCGCTTGCGGCGGCCGGCCAGTCCTGCTCAGCTGGCTCAAAGTTGCGCCGAACTGTCCCACCTGCGGCTTCCGCTTCGACCGCCACGAGCCAGGCTACTGGATCGGCAGCTACAGCATTAACATCTTCGCGACCGAAGGCGTCTTCGTCGTCTTTTTCGTCATCGGGATGTTCGCCACCTGGCCGGACGTGCCCTGGACCAGGCTCCTGTTCATCGGACTGGGCATCGCGGTCGTCACACCCTTTATCATTTTCCCCTACGCCCGGATGCTTTACCTGGCCCTCGACCTGAGCATTCGTCCCCCGGAGCTCTCGGACCTCGCCGACCCGGCGGAGCCGAACCCGCTCAACCGAGGGCGGACCCTTCGGAACTGA
- a CDS encoding co-chaperone GroES has product MEFPKKLLVVGDRVLVTPEDGEERTRVGLYLPATAMDTQQIQGGLIVATGPGDPVPDASSFDEEPWRALEKTPRFRPMQARVGDHAIFFRKAAVEISFEDKKYLVVPQGAILVLVRDELPI; this is encoded by the coding sequence ATGGAGTTCCCGAAGAAACTGCTCGTCGTGGGCGACCGGGTCCTCGTCACCCCGGAAGATGGTGAGGAGCGAACCCGAGTCGGGCTCTACCTGCCGGCCACCGCCATGGATACGCAGCAGATCCAGGGCGGCCTGATCGTCGCCACCGGACCGGGCGACCCGGTGCCCGATGCCTCGAGCTTCGACGAGGAGCCCTGGCGCGCCCTGGAAAAGACTCCGCGCTTCCGCCCCATGCAGGCCCGGGTCGGTGATCACGCCATCTTCTTCCGCAAAGCCGCGGTCGAGATTTCCTTCGAAGACAAGAAGTACCTGGTGGTTCCCCAGGGCGCGATCCTGGTGCTGGTGCGCGATGAACTCCCCATCTGA
- a CDS encoding GreA/GreB family elongation factor, with protein sequence MIREMREKLGAEIEALTHELKITLPQAIATAVALGDLRENSEYKAALERQQLVQARLGQLHQRLAQLTQLANTEAPIDRVGLGSKVTVIDVETEEIETYQLVLAEMMDIDAGHISLMSPLGRALNDRRVGDEVTLRLPTLIRRLRVTELVTVHQAG encoded by the coding sequence ATGATCCGTGAGATGCGAGAAAAACTCGGCGCCGAGATCGAAGCGCTGACGCATGAACTCAAGATCACCTTGCCACAAGCCATTGCGACGGCTGTTGCCCTGGGCGACCTCCGGGAGAACTCGGAATACAAGGCCGCCCTGGAACGCCAGCAGCTGGTCCAGGCCCGGCTCGGTCAACTCCATCAGCGGCTCGCCCAACTGACCCAGCTCGCCAACACCGAGGCTCCCATCGATCGGGTCGGCCTGGGCTCCAAGGTGACCGTGATCGACGTCGAGACCGAGGAAATCGAGACCTATCAACTCGTGCTGGCCGAGATGATGGACATCGACGCAGGGCATATCTCCCTGATGTCGCCGCTGGGTCGCGCCCTCAACGACCGCAGAGTCGGCGACGAGGTCACCCTCCGGCTGCCGACCCTGATCCGCCGCCTCCGCGTCACCGAACTCGTTACGGTTCACCAGGCAGGATAG
- the coxB gene encoding cytochrome c oxidase subunit II, producing the protein MERSPNRVKRAWMARVALLGLVLLVAACADSYPNYPQTTLDPRSDFTRLIDSLFRQTFWWAMAVFVLVEAALIYVLWRFRAKPGDAEPEQTHGNTTLEIVWTVVPAIILVFIAVPTVKTIFKTSLPAPNPEVEVEVIGHQWWWEFRYPKLGVVTANEMVVPVGKMIGLKMWSADVLHSFWSPQLAAKRDVFPVFPNTKYPKINPLWFTADSTGDYSGQCAELCGIQHATMGLRVIVKSDADFEAWVAARQVGSPLVEGGRVPAAVDSAWKADTIHTKGQAAFVAGGCMTCHAMAGTPLAGAMTLRGPNLSHFGSRVSIGGNMYENTPTNLAAWLRDPQAMKKGSHMILPRPLTEPEIDALVAYLRMHK; encoded by the coding sequence ATGGAACGAAGCCCCAACCGCGTCAAGCGCGCGTGGATGGCCAGGGTTGCCCTCTTGGGCCTGGTCCTTCTCGTCGCCGCGTGTGCCGACAGCTACCCGAACTATCCGCAGACGACACTCGATCCGCGCAGCGACTTTACCCGATTGATCGACAGCCTGTTCCGCCAGACATTCTGGTGGGCCATGGCTGTCTTCGTTCTGGTTGAGGCTGCGCTGATCTATGTGCTGTGGCGGTTCCGGGCCAAGCCCGGCGATGCGGAGCCTGAGCAGACGCACGGCAATACGACCCTCGAAATCGTCTGGACCGTCGTTCCTGCGATCATTCTGGTGTTCATTGCCGTGCCGACCGTCAAGACGATCTTCAAGACCTCGTTGCCTGCGCCGAACCCCGAGGTCGAGGTCGAGGTGATCGGGCATCAGTGGTGGTGGGAGTTCCGCTATCCCAAACTCGGCGTGGTTACCGCCAACGAAATGGTGGTGCCGGTCGGCAAGATGATCGGCCTCAAGATGTGGAGCGCCGACGTGCTGCACAGCTTCTGGTCGCCGCAGCTGGCCGCCAAGCGGGACGTTTTCCCGGTCTTTCCGAACACCAAGTATCCCAAGATCAATCCGCTCTGGTTCACGGCCGATTCGACCGGCGACTACAGTGGGCAGTGCGCCGAGTTGTGCGGTATCCAGCATGCGACGATGGGCCTTCGGGTCATCGTCAAGTCGGACGCCGATTTCGAGGCCTGGGTTGCGGCTCGGCAGGTCGGCTCGCCCCTGGTCGAGGGTGGCCGGGTTCCGGCGGCTGTCGACAGCGCCTGGAAGGCTGACACCATCCATACCAAGGGTCAGGCTGCGTTCGTGGCCGGTGGCTGCATGACGTGCCACGCCATGGCTGGGACCCCGCTGGCGGGTGCGATGACGCTGCGCGGCCCCAACCTGAGCCACTTCGGCAGCAGGGTGTCGATCGGCGGCAATATGTATGAGAACACGCCGACGAACCTTGCCGCCTGGCTTCGGGATCCGCAGGCGATGAAAAAGGGCAGTCACATGATCCTGCCCCGGCCGCTCACTGAACCGGAGATCGACGCGCTGGTCGCGTATCTCCGGATGCACAAATAA
- the ctaD gene encoding cytochrome c oxidase subunit I, whose amino-acid sequence MATSVLEHRPPALPHVHPKTGIWSWITTVDHKRIGIMYGATAFLFFLLGGIEALIMRMQLTGPNGKLVDPDTFNALFTMHGTTMIFLGVMPLSAMFFNYFIPIQIGARDVAFPRLNAFSYWVFLLGGLFINASFVVGAPPDGGWFGYANLTSSRVIPATAAAPSPGLNIDFWVLGLQILGVASVAAAVNFFVTIINMRAPGMRMLRMPMFVWMSFVVQVLLVLAFPVITVALIMLMFDRNFGSSFFMPDGGGDPVMWQHLFWIFGHPEVYILILPAFGITSEILPVFSRKPLFGYTAMVFSGIFIGFVGFGVWSHHMFATGMGPFADTFFSIATMVIAIPTGVKIFNWLGTMWGGSIRYTTAMLSAIAMVALFVIGGLSGVMHASPPADLQQTDTYFIVAHFHYVLFGGAIFGLTAGAYYWWPKMFGRLLDEKLGKAHFWLMFIGMNLTFFPMHFLGLHGMPRRVYTYPEGLGFEFWNRVETYGSFMIAFGFLVFIINIIKTWRGPANAPADPWRGATLEWSIPSPPQEFNFPKLPVVHSSVPQWDARRAAGGELPEPQPVSGEDIHMPNPSYWPLVAAIGVFLLFFSLLFIRTWSSWWIFTIFSALWLFYGVYRWAFEPAH is encoded by the coding sequence ATGGCAACCTCGGTACTCGAGCATCGTCCTCCGGCGCTTCCGCACGTTCACCCGAAGACCGGGATCTGGAGCTGGATCACGACGGTCGATCACAAGCGGATCGGCATCATGTATGGTGCCACCGCGTTCCTGTTCTTTCTGTTGGGCGGGATCGAAGCGTTGATCATGCGGATGCAGCTGACCGGGCCGAACGGCAAGCTGGTCGATCCGGATACGTTCAACGCGTTGTTCACGATGCACGGCACGACCATGATCTTTCTCGGGGTCATGCCGCTGTCGGCGATGTTCTTCAACTATTTCATCCCGATCCAGATCGGGGCACGAGACGTCGCGTTTCCGCGGCTCAACGCCTTCAGCTACTGGGTCTTCCTGCTGGGCGGCCTCTTCATCAACGCGAGCTTCGTGGTGGGCGCGCCGCCCGATGGGGGCTGGTTCGGTTATGCCAACCTGACGTCATCGCGGGTGATTCCGGCGACGGCTGCGGCGCCGTCGCCGGGGCTCAACATCGACTTCTGGGTGCTTGGCCTCCAGATCCTCGGTGTGGCCTCGGTTGCGGCGGCAGTCAACTTCTTCGTCACCATCATCAACATGCGGGCGCCCGGAATGCGGATGCTCCGGATGCCGATGTTCGTCTGGATGAGTTTCGTGGTGCAGGTGCTGCTGGTGCTGGCCTTCCCGGTCATCACCGTCGCGCTCATCATGCTGATGTTCGACCGCAATTTCGGGTCGAGCTTCTTCATGCCCGATGGCGGCGGCGATCCGGTCATGTGGCAGCACCTCTTCTGGATCTTCGGACATCCGGAGGTCTACATCCTGATTCTGCCGGCGTTCGGTATCACGTCGGAGATTCTTCCGGTCTTTTCGCGGAAGCCGCTCTTCGGCTACACCGCGATGGTGTTCTCGGGCATCTTCATCGGTTTCGTCGGATTCGGCGTGTGGAGTCACCACATGTTCGCCACCGGCATGGGACCGTTTGCCGACACCTTCTTCTCGATTGCCACCATGGTGATCGCGATACCGACCGGTGTGAAGATCTTCAACTGGCTGGGCACCATGTGGGGCGGCTCGATCCGGTATACGACAGCCATGCTCTCGGCGATCGCGATGGTGGCGCTCTTCGTGATCGGTGGTCTGTCGGGCGTGATGCATGCGTCGCCGCCGGCCGACTTGCAGCAGACCGACACGTACTTCATCGTGGCGCACTTCCACTACGTGCTCTTCGGTGGCGCCATCTTCGGCTTGACGGCCGGCGCGTACTACTGGTGGCCGAAGATGTTCGGTCGCCTGCTCGATGAGAAGCTGGGCAAGGCCCACTTCTGGCTGATGTTCATCGGGATGAATCTGACCTTCTTCCCGATGCACTTCCTCGGCCTGCACGGCATGCCGCGCCGGGTGTATACCTATCCGGAAGGCCTCGGCTTCGAGTTCTGGAACCGGGTCGAGACCTACGGCTCGTTCATGATCGCATTCGGCTTCCTGGTCTTCATCATCAACATCATCAAGACCTGGCGCGGGCCGGCCAATGCGCCTGCCGATCCGTGGCGCGGCGCGACCCTGGAGTGGTCGATTCCGTCGCCGCCGCAGGAGTTCAACTTCCCGAAGCTGCCGGTGGTGCACAGCTCGGTGCCGCAGTGGGATGCGCGGCGCGCGGCAGGCGGCGAGTTGCCGGAGCCGCAGCCGGTCAGCGGCGAAGACATCCATATGCCGAACCCGTCGTACTGGCCGCTGGTGGCCGCGATCGGCGTGTTCCTGCTGTTCTTCAGCCTGCTGTTCATCCGGACTTGGTCGAGCTGGTGGATCTTCACGATCTTCAGCGCGCTCTGGCTGTTCTACGGCGTGTACCGGTGGGCCTTCGAACCGGCGCACTGA
- a CDS encoding cytochrome c oxidase subunit 3 produces the protein MAHAASQPAEPGAIDEHHWTSTGIDNRKIALWSFIGSECLFFATLISTYLVYKGKSLVGPLPHEASECVINGTKQTCEAIFEIPLVTFGTAVLLFSSLFVVLALYGAQKGNRKMMIGWLTATVIAGLFFVGMQVYEFYHFFHKGLGFSTNLFGSTFYTLTGFHGTHVSIGVIWLATMLVLAIRGKLPPEKALNLELAALYWHFVDVVWIVIFPVVYLMR, from the coding sequence GTGGCACACGCCGCATCCCAACCTGCCGAGCCGGGCGCGATCGACGAGCATCACTGGACGTCGACCGGCATTGACAACCGCAAGATAGCCCTCTGGTCCTTTATCGGGTCAGAGTGTCTGTTCTTTGCGACTCTGATCTCGACCTATCTCGTCTACAAAGGCAAGAGTCTGGTTGGTCCGCTGCCGCACGAGGCCTCCGAGTGCGTCATCAACGGTACCAAGCAGACCTGCGAGGCCATCTTCGAGATTCCGCTGGTCACGTTCGGCACGGCGGTCCTGTTGTTCAGCTCGCTCTTCGTGGTGCTCGCGCTCTACGGCGCGCAGAAGGGCAACCGCAAGATGATGATCGGCTGGCTCACAGCCACGGTCATTGCCGGTCTCTTCTTCGTCGGCATGCAGGTCTACGAGTTCTACCATTTTTTCCACAAGGGGTTGGGGTTCAGCACCAATCTCTTCGGGTCGACCTTCTATACCCTGACCGGCTTCCATGGAACGCACGTTTCGATCGGCGTGATCTGGCTTGCCACGATGCTGGTCCTGGCCATTCGCGGGAAGTTGCCGCCTGAGAAGGCGCTCAACCTGGAACTGGCCGCATTATACTGGCACTTTGTCGACGTGGTGTGGATCGTGATCTTCCCCGTCGTCTACCTGATGCGCTGA
- a CDS encoding cytochrome C oxidase subunit IV family protein, with protein sequence MASHSESHSEHAHPTPGLYVKIGVVLFALTALEVLAYEIGVRPTMPLHSVIEPLVVPILLILSAAKFALVAMFYMHLKQDSALLSHLFVWPLLIAAAIILALIVLHEYWIKTTFP encoded by the coding sequence ATGGCATCCCATAGCGAAAGCCATTCCGAGCACGCGCATCCGACGCCCGGGCTCTACGTCAAGATCGGCGTCGTGTTGTTCGCGTTGACGGCACTCGAGGTGCTGGCCTACGAAATCGGTGTGCGGCCGACCATGCCGCTCCACAGTGTGATCGAGCCGCTCGTCGTCCCGATTCTGCTGATTTTGTCGGCCGCAAAGTTCGCGCTGGTCGCAATGTTCTACATGCATCTCAAGCAGGATTCGGCACTGCTGAGCCACCTGTTTGTCTGGCCGCTCCTGATTGCGGCCGCGATCATTCTCGCACTCATCGTACTCCACGAGTACTGGATCAAGACGACCTTCCCATGA